The following proteins come from a genomic window of Paenibacillus sp. CAA11:
- a CDS encoding aldo/keto reductase → MAEQTTRLGRTDLLIGRIGLGTNAVGGHNIYPNLNEETGKEVVRTAMANGINFLDTAFFYGPERSEQLIGEVLKEKGNRKDIVIATKGAHKFVDGKVVFDNSPAFLKESVEGSLKRLQTDYIDLFYIHFPDEQTPKDEAVGALQQLKEEGKIRAIGVSNFSPEQLREANKDGYVDVLQSEYNLFKRGAEAELLPYCEQHHISFVPYFPLAAGLLGGKYNKNTTFNDGRAKNPLFQGKAFVRNLDKVDQVRKIAEAKGAEVAHVVLAWYLTVPGIDALIPGAKKPEQVLNNLKTLDVKLTKEEVEQISQIFKV, encoded by the coding sequence ATGGCAGAACAAACGACTCGGCTGGGCCGCACCGATCTGCTGATAGGCCGGATTGGCCTAGGCACGAACGCAGTTGGGGGGCACAACATTTATCCGAATCTTAATGAAGAGACCGGGAAAGAGGTGGTGCGCACGGCCATGGCCAACGGCATCAACTTCTTAGATACCGCCTTTTTTTACGGACCGGAGCGCTCTGAGCAGCTTATTGGCGAGGTACTTAAGGAAAAGGGAAACCGCAAGGACATCGTCATCGCAACCAAAGGCGCTCATAAATTTGTAGATGGCAAGGTTGTCTTCGACAACTCGCCAGCCTTCCTGAAGGAGTCGGTTGAAGGCAGCCTCAAACGGTTACAGACGGACTACATCGACTTGTTCTATATTCATTTCCCGGACGAGCAGACGCCAAAGGATGAAGCCGTAGGTGCACTTCAGCAGTTGAAGGAAGAAGGCAAGATCCGTGCGATTGGTGTATCCAACTTCTCCCCCGAGCAGCTGCGCGAAGCCAACAAGGATGGCTATGTAGATGTGCTGCAATCCGAATACAATCTGTTCAAGCGTGGAGCGGAAGCGGAGCTGCTTCCTTACTGTGAACAGCATCATATCTCTTTTGTCCCCTACTTCCCGCTCGCAGCAGGTCTGCTTGGCGGCAAGTACAACAAGAACACCACTTTCAATGATGGACGGGCCAAGAACCCGCTGTTCCAGGGCAAAGCCTTCGTACGGAATTTGGACAAAGTGGACCAAGTTCGTAAGATTGCCGAAGCGAAGGGCGCCGAAGTTGCACATGTTGTGCTGGCCTGGTATTTGACTGTCCCCGGTATTGACGCACTGATTCCAGGTGCGAAGAAGCCTGAACAGGTGCTGAACAACTTGAAGACACTGGACGTTAAGCTGACGAAGGAAGAGGTTGAACAGATCAGCCAAATTTTCAAAGTTTAA
- a CDS encoding extracellular solute-binding protein: MLKKLMAASASLVLMGGLLAGCGGNNNAAGNDGAATNDASNSSKPVTINMFTASPEYTDAFNAYIEEYKKVKPNVTINLEIMQSDYNTVLKSRIAAGSTPDVFQTTAGGDIDTFADYSADLTNEPLAAAMTDAVRANMTSSDGKVLGLPIKGNLFTLIYNKKLLADAGITEVPKTTAQLDDAVKKLEAKGTTPFANAYKEWWVWKHIFQHYVDAAAEDSGQSAKDLVNKFIEGKTTIKEYPALYNNFFNFIDLTVKHGTDKPLERDSNAQVSDFASGKAAFLSGKGAWDEEAIKKINPNLEIGIMGYPVSDKPEQAVIITGADQALRINKDSKVAKETIEFFNWLYTSDYGKNWFSQVAKVIPPIKDAPLPDLTMPKEMDEILKTQKSGDLSVNYSLDTFHQKFGEIMQAYIGGSKTKDQAVQEIEQAWTQFGSAQ; encoded by the coding sequence ATGTTGAAGAAATTGATGGCGGCATCGGCCAGTCTGGTGCTGATGGGCGGTCTGCTCGCAGGCTGCGGCGGGAACAACAATGCGGCCGGGAACGACGGAGCTGCCACGAACGACGCAAGCAATTCTTCGAAACCGGTTACAATTAATATGTTCACAGCTTCACCGGAGTACACCGACGCATTTAATGCCTATATTGAGGAGTATAAGAAGGTTAAGCCTAACGTAACCATCAACCTTGAAATCATGCAATCCGACTATAATACGGTATTAAAATCCAGAATCGCAGCAGGCAGCACACCGGATGTATTCCAGACAACAGCTGGCGGTGATATTGATACTTTCGCCGACTACAGTGCAGACCTGACGAATGAGCCGCTGGCAGCAGCGATGACGGATGCGGTTCGTGCCAACATGACCTCTTCTGACGGTAAAGTGCTTGGCCTGCCAATCAAGGGGAATCTGTTCACCCTGATCTACAATAAGAAGCTGCTGGCAGATGCGGGCATTACGGAAGTGCCGAAGACAACTGCACAGTTGGATGATGCTGTGAAGAAGCTGGAAGCCAAAGGCACCACTCCTTTTGCTAACGCTTACAAAGAGTGGTGGGTATGGAAGCATATCTTCCAGCATTATGTAGATGCGGCCGCTGAGGACTCCGGCCAAAGTGCGAAGGACCTGGTGAACAAGTTCATCGAGGGCAAGACGACGATCAAGGAATATCCTGCTCTATACAACAACTTCTTCAACTTTATTGATCTAACGGTTAAGCATGGAACAGATAAGCCGCTGGAGCGGGACAGCAACGCCCAGGTTAGTGACTTTGCTTCCGGCAAAGCTGCATTCTTGAGCGGTAAAGGCGCATGGGATGAAGAAGCGATCAAGAAGATCAACCCGAATCTGGAAATCGGCATCATGGGTTATCCGGTTAGTGACAAGCCAGAGCAAGCGGTAATTATTACAGGAGCCGACCAGGCGCTGCGGATTAACAAGGATTCCAAAGTAGCCAAGGAAACGATTGAATTCTTTAACTGGCTGTATACCTCCGACTACGGTAAGAACTGGTTCTCCCAAGTGGCCAAGGTGATTCCGCCAATCAAAGATGCGCCGCTTCCTGATCTGACGATGCCGAAGGAAATGGATGAGATTCTGAAGACACAGAAATCCGGTGACCTGTCCGTCAACTACTCGCTGGATACCTTCCATCAGAAGTTCGGTGAAATCATGCAGGCTTATATCGGCGGCAGCAAAACGAAAGATCAAGCTGTACAGGAAATCGAGCAGGCTTGGACTCAGTTCGGCTCCGCACAGTAA
- a CDS encoding helix-turn-helix domain-containing protein, whose amino-acid sequence MYKVLIIDDEEPLREAIRILGDWKGLGIEKVLEATNGRSGLELLASHKIDIVMVDMKMPELGGVEFLQVVEREYPDLLTIVISGYNDFEFTRQAIHSRVVDYLLKPVNRHDLNQALSKAVGVLEAKRQTESEFISRNITLNMSLPKLKEKVYQSILDRSFNRKTNEAFLPLIGADNPNHRFGIAVFRMLNMDAVTKERFHQDQQLLHFAVANMIDGMSEEGIRGFSFADPKQEREIVTVFTLKQTSSFDTAFKLELLIKKAAVSLRDLFGIVSVAGTAPVCRELPEIAEAYEAARAAMLSVNFLTLKGGAVSTKPEQPAGQEPPPSIVSRMPLIRSALESGNLNHARTVLAEFLRMLGGQEVFRLGDADWLLQEYLFLLHDVAKALGVSGDRLQRSGRGDWREEGFSMDTADFTQYERLMLALLELYAERVRESTAAQRPFDAGDIKEYIDKHYFEDFKIAMFTEKYYLSREYLMKRFKQQFGFGIHEYVQKVRMDKAQQLLGDPALKIQDISEMLGYKDKNYFSKAYRNYYGMSPSEYRANLN is encoded by the coding sequence ATGTATAAGGTGTTAATCATTGATGATGAGGAGCCGCTGCGCGAAGCGATCCGCATTCTTGGAGATTGGAAGGGGCTTGGGATTGAGAAGGTGCTGGAGGCGACGAACGGCCGAAGCGGGCTGGAGCTGCTTGCTAGCCACAAGATCGATATTGTGATGGTCGATATGAAGATGCCCGAGCTTGGTGGGGTGGAATTTCTGCAGGTCGTAGAGCGTGAATACCCAGACTTACTCACGATTGTCATTAGCGGCTACAATGACTTTGAGTTTACACGTCAGGCCATTCACTCCAGAGTTGTGGACTATTTGCTGAAGCCGGTGAACCGGCACGACCTGAACCAGGCGCTCTCCAAGGCGGTAGGTGTACTTGAGGCCAAGCGGCAGACGGAGAGCGAATTCATCTCCCGCAATATTACGCTGAATATGTCTCTGCCGAAGCTCAAGGAGAAGGTGTATCAGTCCATCCTCGACCGCAGCTTTAACCGCAAGACGAATGAGGCATTCCTGCCCCTGATTGGAGCTGATAATCCGAACCACCGGTTTGGTATTGCCGTGTTCCGCATGCTTAATATGGATGCGGTGACGAAGGAACGGTTCCATCAGGACCAGCAGCTGCTTCATTTTGCCGTAGCCAATATGATTGACGGGATGTCCGAAGAAGGGATTCGCGGGTTCAGCTTTGCTGATCCGAAGCAGGAGCGTGAAATCGTGACGGTCTTTACCTTGAAGCAAACCTCCTCATTCGATACCGCCTTCAAGCTCGAGCTTCTGATTAAGAAGGCTGCGGTCTCGTTAAGGGATCTCTTCGGCATCGTATCCGTGGCAGGGACGGCACCGGTGTGCCGGGAGCTGCCGGAGATTGCCGAAGCCTATGAGGCGGCGAGGGCGGCGATGCTTAGCGTGAACTTCCTCACGCTTAAGGGCGGAGCCGTCAGCACCAAGCCGGAACAGCCGGCAGGACAGGAGCCGCCTCCTTCCATCGTCAGCCGCATGCCGCTGATTCGCAGCGCCCTCGAATCGGGCAATCTGAATCACGCCCGCACGGTGCTGGCCGAATTCCTGAGAATGCTGGGCGGACAAGAAGTCTTCCGCCTGGGCGATGCTGACTGGCTGCTGCAGGAATATTTGTTCCTGCTCCATGATGTTGCTAAGGCGCTGGGCGTGTCTGGCGATCGGCTGCAGAGGAGCGGAAGAGGAGATTGGCGCGAAGAGGGCTTCTCGATGGATACGGCTGATTTTACCCAGTATGAGCGGCTGATGTTAGCACTGCTGGAGCTGTACGCAGAGAGGGTTCGCGAGTCTACAGCCGCACAGCGTCCGTTCGATGCCGGAGATATCAAGGAATATATCGACAAGCATTATTTTGAAGATTTCAAGATTGCGATGTTCACGGAGAAATACTATTTAAGCCGTGAGTATTTGATGAAGCGGTTCAAGCAGCAGTTCGGATTCGGCATCCATGAATATGTTCAGAAGGTCCGCATGGACAAGGCACAGCAGCTGCTTGGCGACCCTGCCCTGAAAATACAGGATATCTCAGAAATGCTGGGGTATAAGGACAAGAACTATTTCAGCAAGGCTTACCGTAATTACTACGGAATGTCCCCATCCGAATATCGTGCCAATCTGAATTGA
- a CDS encoding DinB family protein translates to MFQYNWKVREEWFELCKQIPAEELVRRRVGGAGSMLYTLFHIADVEYSWVRAVQGKPDIEVDYEHYKDLARLKQLSDGWKAEVREFLKSWNPEDEEIIVTVPWSEERYTQGEILRHVIAHEIHHMGQMSLWARELGFEPVSANVIGRECNGLI, encoded by the coding sequence ATGTTTCAGTATAACTGGAAGGTAAGGGAAGAATGGTTTGAGCTGTGCAAGCAAATTCCTGCTGAGGAGCTGGTACGCAGGCGAGTAGGTGGGGCGGGCAGCATGCTGTATACACTATTTCACATCGCGGATGTGGAATACAGCTGGGTCCGGGCCGTTCAAGGCAAACCGGATATAGAGGTTGATTATGAGCATTATAAGGACCTTGCCCGGCTTAAGCAGCTTTCTGACGGCTGGAAGGCCGAGGTCAGGGAATTCTTGAAATCCTGGAATCCTGAGGATGAGGAGATCATAGTCACGGTTCCCTGGTCGGAAGAACGCTATACCCAGGGTGAAATATTGCGACATGTCATCGCCCATGAGATTCACCATATGGGCCAGATGTCTCTATGGGCCAGAGAGCTTGGTTTTGAGCCGGTATCGGCCAATGTAATAGGGAGAGAATGTAATGGCTTGATATAA
- the pepT gene encoding peptidase T, with protein sequence MKEELITRFVKYAKVNTQSNDDNETCPSTPGQLELANLLVDELKELGLEEVTMDEHGYVMATLPSNTDKEVPVIGFLAHLDTATEVTGEGVNPQRVESYDGGDIVLSEAHKVVLSPKEFPELGEYIGHTLITTDGTTLLGADDKAGIAEIITAMDYLIQHPEVKHGKIRVAFTPDEEIGRGPSRFDVAKFGAKYAYTMDGGPIGELEYESFNAASAKIKIKGTNVHPGTAKGKMVHSIKIAMELQHKLPASEAPEFTSGYDGFYHLLSLNGNVEETEMHYIIREFNREKFEAKKTYLCQCVDELKDAYGEERIVLNLRDEYYNMKDKIEPVKHIVDIAQQAMEDLEIKPVIKSIRGGTDGSQLSYMGMPTPNIFAGGENFHSKFEYVSADNMVKAVQVIVRIAQLFEEKDAE encoded by the coding sequence ATGAAGGAAGAACTCATTACAAGGTTTGTTAAATATGCCAAGGTAAATACCCAATCGAATGATGACAACGAGACCTGCCCTTCTACTCCGGGCCAGCTGGAGCTCGCTAACCTGCTGGTTGACGAGCTCAAAGAGCTGGGACTTGAGGAAGTCACCATGGATGAGCACGGCTATGTGATGGCTACGCTCCCTTCCAATACAGACAAGGAGGTGCCGGTGATCGGCTTCCTGGCGCATCTGGATACGGCCACAGAAGTCACTGGCGAAGGCGTTAATCCCCAGCGGGTTGAATCCTATGACGGCGGCGATATTGTGCTAAGCGAAGCTCATAAAGTGGTGCTGTCCCCCAAGGAGTTCCCCGAGCTTGGCGAATACATAGGCCACACCCTCATTACGACCGACGGAACAACCCTGCTTGGTGCCGATGATAAAGCAGGTATTGCCGAGATCATTACCGCGATGGACTATTTGATCCAGCATCCTGAGGTCAAACATGGCAAGATTCGCGTTGCCTTTACCCCGGATGAGGAAATCGGCAGAGGACCTTCACGGTTCGATGTTGCCAAATTTGGCGCAAAATATGCCTACACCATGGACGGCGGGCCAATCGGAGAGCTGGAGTATGAGAGCTTTAACGCAGCGTCGGCCAAAATAAAGATTAAAGGTACCAACGTGCACCCCGGAACGGCTAAGGGCAAAATGGTCCACTCCATAAAAATTGCAATGGAACTGCAGCACAAACTCCCGGCCAGTGAAGCACCGGAATTCACGAGCGGTTATGACGGCTTCTATCATCTGCTCTCCCTGAACGGCAATGTGGAGGAGACGGAGATGCACTACATTATCCGCGAGTTCAACCGAGAGAAGTTCGAGGCGAAGAAGACCTACCTGTGCCAGTGCGTTGACGAGCTGAAGGATGCCTATGGTGAAGAGCGGATTGTGCTTAACTTGAGGGATGAATACTACAATATGAAGGACAAGATTGAACCGGTGAAGCATATTGTAGATATTGCCCAGCAAGCCATGGAGGATCTGGAGATCAAGCCTGTGATCAAGTCCATCCGCGGCGGTACCGACGGCTCCCAGCTCTCCTACATGGGCATGCCTACGCCGAATATTTTTGCCGGGGGCGAGAACTTCCACAGCAAGTTCGAATATGTCTCCGCAGACAATATGGTCAAAGCCGTGCAAGTGATCGTACGAATCGCGCAGCTCTTTGAAGAGAAGGATGCCGAGTAA
- a CDS encoding alpha-galactosidase yields the protein MEKRIQVEENGLFLVFEVTKTKDVRFLHFGSQPLQEDAISEAQKPGFRLLELQLTGEDREEYHGRVHRATYPGLRLQYEGHTDTYSQAGRLLEIELRDPATGLNAVQHLQFYKEIPVVRAWTTVRNEGKAAVGLEYLSSFALTGLAKGGIQSRDEKMELFLAHNGWQSELQWRAYTLPELGLSHVIDRGSKRIACSNTGSWSAAEYIPMAMLTDHETQASLFWQVEHNGSWHWEIFEQYDQLTLLLGGPNEHDNHWWLSLAPGEEFTSVPVAVGAAPGGFEQAIAELTTYRRRIRRPNEDNRMLPIIFNDYMNCLWGQPTTAKLLPLIDAASEMGCEYFCVDAGWYADGEWWDGVGEWLPSEKRFPEGLPYVLNYIRDKGMVPGLWLELEVMGIHSPKLADTDDSWFFMRHGQRVKDRSRYQLDYRNPKVRDYADEVIRRLVEDYGVGYIKMDYNINAGIGTELDADSAGDGLLGHNRAYLAWLDSIFARYPELVIENCSSGGMRMDYAQLSRHSIQSTSDQENYVNYAAIAASAPAALTPEQAAVWSYPLREGDDEEVIFNMVNALLLRVHQSGHLAELSPRRRELVKEALDYYKAIRADIKEAQPFWPLGLPTQQADWLALGLRHEDRLYLAVWHVRGDEPAADMPLPQLRGRELSARCAYPQEAGSLCCWSSAEGVLRVELPQPQTARLFELQL from the coding sequence TTGGAGAAGAGAATTCAAGTAGAAGAGAATGGTCTGTTTCTGGTATTTGAAGTCACCAAGACGAAGGATGTGCGCTTTCTTCATTTTGGTTCACAGCCGCTGCAAGAGGATGCGATTTCGGAGGCGCAGAAGCCGGGCTTTCGCCTGCTGGAGCTGCAGCTGACCGGTGAGGACCGGGAGGAATACCATGGACGGGTTCACAGGGCAACCTATCCGGGGCTTCGCCTGCAGTATGAAGGTCATACGGATACGTACAGTCAGGCAGGCCGTCTGCTGGAGATTGAACTGCGCGATCCCGCAACCGGGCTTAATGCGGTTCAGCATTTGCAATTCTATAAGGAAATCCCGGTTGTTCGTGCTTGGACTACCGTGCGGAATGAAGGGAAGGCTGCTGTAGGACTGGAATATCTCTCCTCCTTTGCCTTAACGGGCCTTGCCAAGGGAGGCATACAGAGCCGGGATGAGAAGATGGAGCTGTTCCTGGCTCATAACGGGTGGCAAAGCGAGCTGCAGTGGAGAGCCTACACATTGCCGGAGCTGGGGCTGTCCCATGTCATTGACCGCGGCTCCAAACGGATTGCCTGCAGCAATACCGGTTCCTGGTCAGCGGCAGAGTATATCCCCATGGCGATGCTGACCGATCACGAGACACAGGCAAGCCTCTTCTGGCAAGTTGAGCATAACGGCTCTTGGCATTGGGAGATCTTCGAGCAGTACGATCAGCTCACCCTGCTGCTGGGCGGCCCGAATGAGCATGACAATCATTGGTGGCTGTCGCTTGCCCCTGGCGAGGAATTCACCTCGGTTCCCGTAGCGGTGGGAGCTGCACCCGGCGGGTTCGAGCAGGCAATTGCAGAGCTGACGACATACAGGCGCCGCATACGGAGGCCGAATGAGGATAACCGCATGCTGCCGATTATTTTCAATGATTATATGAACTGTCTGTGGGGCCAGCCGACCACGGCCAAGCTGCTCCCGCTGATTGACGCCGCATCCGAGATGGGCTGTGAGTACTTCTGTGTTGATGCAGGCTGGTATGCGGACGGCGAGTGGTGGGACGGTGTTGGAGAGTGGCTGCCCTCCGAGAAGAGGTTCCCGGAAGGTCTGCCTTATGTCCTGAACTATATTAGAGACAAGGGCATGGTTCCCGGCCTGTGGCTGGAGCTGGAGGTTATGGGGATTCACAGTCCGAAGCTTGCGGATACCGATGACAGCTGGTTTTTTATGCGCCATGGCCAGCGGGTGAAGGACCGGAGCCGGTATCAGCTGGACTACCGGAATCCTAAGGTCCGGGATTATGCGGATGAGGTGATCCGCCGTCTGGTCGAGGATTATGGTGTAGGCTATATCAAGATGGATTACAACATCAATGCGGGCATCGGTACCGAACTTGATGCGGATAGCGCAGGCGACGGGTTGCTGGGCCATAACCGGGCATATTTGGCATGGCTGGACAGTATCTTCGCCCGCTATCCGGAGCTCGTGATCGAGAACTGCTCCAGCGGCGGCATGCGCATGGATTATGCGCAGCTCAGCCGGCACAGCATCCAGTCCACCAGTGACCAGGAGAACTATGTGAACTATGCGGCGATTGCCGCCTCCGCCCCAGCCGCGCTGACGCCGGAGCAGGCTGCGGTCTGGTCTTATCCGCTGCGCGAGGGCGATGATGAAGAGGTCATCTTCAACATGGTTAACGCGCTGCTGCTGCGGGTTCATCAGAGCGGCCATCTGGCAGAGCTGAGCCCCCGCCGCCGGGAGCTTGTGAAGGAGGCCCTGGACTACTACAAGGCGATCCGGGCGGATATCAAGGAGGCGCAGCCGTTCTGGCCGCTCGGGCTGCCCACCCAGCAGGCCGACTGGCTCGCCCTCGGCCTGCGCCATGAGGACCGCCTCTACCTGGCGGTCTGGCATGTGCGCGGCGATGAGCCCGCCGCGGATATGCCGCTTCCGCAGCTGCGGGGCCGCGAGCTGAGCGCTCGCTGCGCCTATCCGCAGGAAGCGGGCAGCCTTTGCTGCTGGAGCAGCGCCGAAGGCGTGCTGCGCGTGGAGCTTCCGCAGCCGCAGACCGCGCGGCTGTTCGAGCTCCAGCTTTAG
- a CDS encoding methyl-accepting chemotaxis protein — protein MNITEALVRSIPYFAQIMREPVSFNLLGRTHVLEYYPVGDAIDIGFKPGDPLDEGYTDFSMLKNGREPQIITIPEEAYGVPMEMISIPIFNEDGEVEAVLSAAYQQTNQTKLQTVIQETSSISDHLVDMAQHVAAHAEELQATAEQIMQNTQVTVHNSSKINTVASVIKEISDQTNLLGLNAAIEAARVGEAGAGFGVVASEVRKLSVGAKQATGDIEAALLDVQRSIRDMEREISQIVASSQEQAGLVTSFTEAIERMQQTGESLKHVADHLVKYQIARE, from the coding sequence ATGAATATCACAGAAGCTTTAGTTCGTTCCATCCCTTATTTCGCACAAATTATGCGTGAGCCCGTATCCTTTAACCTTTTAGGACGAACCCATGTCCTCGAATACTATCCCGTTGGCGATGCGATCGATATCGGCTTTAAGCCAGGCGATCCGCTTGATGAGGGTTACACAGACTTTAGCATGCTGAAGAACGGTCGCGAGCCTCAGATCATTACGATACCGGAAGAAGCCTATGGCGTGCCCATGGAAATGATCTCGATTCCGATCTTTAATGAAGATGGCGAAGTCGAAGCTGTTCTATCTGCAGCCTATCAACAGACCAACCAGACAAAGCTTCAGACCGTCATTCAAGAGACGAGCTCAATCTCCGATCATCTAGTGGACATGGCTCAGCATGTAGCGGCCCATGCCGAAGAACTTCAAGCAACGGCCGAACAGATCATGCAGAACACTCAAGTTACTGTTCATAATTCCAGCAAGATCAATACCGTAGCCAGTGTGATCAAGGAGATCTCCGATCAGACGAACCTGCTCGGCCTCAACGCAGCTATTGAAGCCGCCCGCGTAGGCGAGGCCGGCGCCGGCTTCGGCGTCGTAGCCAGCGAGGTGCGCAAGCTGTCCGTCGGCGCCAAACAAGCGACAGGCGACATTGAAGCCGCCCTGCTGGATGTACAGCGCTCCATTCGTGATATGGAGCGTGAGATTAGCCAGATTGTGGCCTCATCGCAGGAACAAGCTGGCCTTGTTACTTCGTTTACAGAAGCCATTGAACGTATGCAGCAGACAGGGGAGTCTCTGAAGCATGTAGCAGATCACCTCGTTAAATATCAAATCGCCAGAGAATAG
- a CDS encoding MATE family efflux transporter gives MTANAEQTGAVQSERKKLSMFHLTWPIFLELFLFMLMGSVDTFMLSSVSDDAVSGVGAANQIISIAILVLEVIGNGAAIVVAQYLGSKKLSEAAQVTGNAITLNLAVGLILSGVFLLFGQHMLQLLNVQGDIYAYAKSYMHIVGGGIFLQALINALAATIRTHGFTKETMVVSFLMNIIHVAGNYILIFGHFGLPAMGVEGAAISTVGSRLICLLIFFWLLYKVMDVRVQWNYYVNLSKKFIFKILKIGVPSALESITYQSCQLVFTMYVTYLGAEAMATRQYAVNISSYIYLFSMAIGMGTAIVVGHLVGSREKDSAYTRVFTSVKWALIATVIIDAIIILFRVPLMGLFTENQTIIAMGAQVILLSILLETGRTCNIVIINSLRAAGDAKFPVFMGLLSMVCMSLPLGYLLVFKLHLGLTGVWLAIAADEWTRAVIMFFRWRSRAWEKHSLVEQDAPEPALTRSEPVIAG, from the coding sequence ATGACGGCAAATGCAGAACAAACAGGGGCTGTACAGTCGGAGAGAAAGAAATTAAGCATGTTCCATCTGACCTGGCCCATCTTTCTGGAGTTGTTTTTGTTCATGCTGATGGGCAGTGTGGATACCTTTATGCTCAGTTCGGTGTCCGATGACGCGGTTTCAGGAGTTGGCGCAGCCAACCAAATTATATCGATAGCTATTCTGGTCCTGGAAGTCATCGGGAATGGCGCGGCCATTGTCGTGGCCCAGTACCTTGGCTCCAAGAAGCTGAGCGAAGCTGCTCAGGTTACAGGCAATGCCATTACGTTAAATCTGGCCGTAGGCCTCATTCTAAGCGGGGTGTTCCTACTGTTCGGACAGCATATGCTGCAGCTGCTCAATGTACAGGGTGACATTTACGCTTATGCAAAGTCCTATATGCACATTGTCGGCGGAGGGATCTTCCTTCAAGCCTTGATCAATGCGCTGGCCGCTACCATCCGGACGCACGGCTTTACCAAGGAGACGATGGTTGTCTCCTTCCTGATGAACATCATTCACGTCGCAGGCAACTATATCTTAATCTTCGGCCACTTCGGTCTTCCCGCCATGGGCGTGGAAGGTGCGGCGATTTCAACCGTAGGCAGCCGTCTCATCTGTCTTCTGATCTTCTTCTGGCTGCTCTACAAAGTTATGGATGTACGGGTACAATGGAATTATTACGTCAATCTGTCCAAGAAATTTATCTTCAAAATTCTGAAGATCGGGGTGCCTTCTGCTCTCGAATCCATCACTTATCAGTCCTGTCAGCTGGTCTTTACGATGTACGTGACCTACTTGGGCGCAGAAGCGATGGCTACCCGCCAATATGCCGTGAATATATCAAGCTATATTTACCTGTTCAGCATGGCGATCGGCATGGGCACGGCGATCGTTGTCGGGCATCTCGTCGGGTCCCGGGAGAAGGACAGCGCCTATACCCGGGTGTTTACCAGTGTGAAATGGGCGCTGATCGCCACCGTCATTATCGACGCGATCATCATCCTGTTCCGGGTGCCGCTGATGGGCCTGTTCACCGAGAATCAGACCATCATTGCGATGGGAGCCCAGGTCATCCTGCTCAGCATTCTGCTGGAGACGGGGCGGACCTGCAACATCGTCATAATCAACTCGCTGCGGGCTGCCGGTGATGCGAAATTCCCGGTATTCATGGGCCTGCTGTCCATGGTATGCATGAGCTTGCCGCTCGGCTACCTGCTCGTGTTCAAGCTGCATCTCGGCCTTACCGGGGTCTGGCTCGCCATCGCTGCCGATGAATGGACGCGGGCCGTCATCATGTTCTTCCGCTGGCGCAGCCGAGCTTGGGAGAAGCACTCGCTGGTCGAGCAGGATGCGCCGGAGCCAGCTCTTACAAGAAGCGAGCCTGTCATCGCTGGGTAA
- a CDS encoding GyrI-like domain-containing protein, translated as MSFPVGPEAVHRESLHVIGMKWQGSFAEAGAGGIREVQQQFKQRLQEISNLVNPDALLGLSYDMTEQGFTHLTAVEVKELGEIPEGMVSLTVPAADYARCKHAKGQDIDASYQNLYAWIEQQGYRPQGEGLTHYEEYPMSQDTYDPQPEFTILIPMVKA; from the coding sequence ATGAGTTTTCCAGTAGGCCCTGAGGCAGTACATAGAGAGTCGCTCCATGTGATCGGTATGAAGTGGCAGGGGAGCTTTGCTGAAGCCGGTGCAGGTGGGATTCGTGAGGTGCAGCAGCAATTTAAGCAGCGCCTGCAGGAAATTTCGAACTTGGTGAACCCGGATGCTCTGCTTGGCTTGTCTTATGATATGACGGAACAGGGCTTCACCCATTTAACTGCTGTAGAGGTGAAGGAACTTGGAGAGATCCCTGAAGGAATGGTCAGCCTGACCGTACCTGCCGCTGACTACGCCCGCTGCAAGCATGCCAAAGGACAGGACATCGATGCTTCCTATCAGAACCTTTACGCCTGGATAGAGCAGCAGGGCTATCGTCCGCAGGGGGAGGGGCTGACTCATTATGAGGAGTATCCAATGAGCCAGGACACCTATGACCCACAGCCGGAGTTCACAATTCTGATTCCTATGGTTAAAGCTTAA